The sequence below is a genomic window from Mycobacterium sp. ITM-2016-00316.
AGGTCGCCGACGCGCTCGGGGCACGCAAGCGTGGCCTGGCCGGGATGTCGTTGGGGCTGGACCCCGCCGGACGCTAGGTCGCGTCGCTGTCGAAGCGGGCGCCGGTGCCCGGCCGGCTGCCCTCGACCGGCGGCGTCGGGTCCGGCGCGGGTTGGGGGGCGTCCGGGGACACCGGCTTGACCGGCTTGTCGAATTTGCCGGTGAGGAACGAGTCGTCCCCGTCGAGCAGGTGCTTGGTCAGTGCCGCACGCGGTGTCATCCCGCGCAGCTTCTGCAGCTCGCTCAGCGGTTCACGCAGATCCTCGAACTCCGGGCCGAGGTCCTGCCGCAGCTGGCTGGTCGCCCCGCTGAGGTACTCGCGGGCCTGGCGGATCGCGCCGGAGGTCCAGCGGATGGCTCCCGGCAGTCGTTCGGGGCCGAGGATGACCAGACCGGCCACCACCAACAGCAGCATCTCGCCCCAGCCGACATTCGCGAACATCTCAGGCGGCGCCGTCACCGATCGGAGTGACGGTGAGGGTGACGCGGCGACCGTCGCGGACGACCTCGATCGGGGCGGGCTCGCCGATCTTGAGCTGACGCACCGCGACGACGAACTCGTCGGCGTCGGCGACATCGCGGTCCCCGACCTTGACGACCACGTCGTTCTCCAGGATCCCGCCGCGCTCCGCGGGACCGCCGACCTTGACATCGGCGATCTGCGCGCCGGAAGCCAGGTCGTTGCTGGCCGAACGGGCGGTCAGACCCAGGGTGGGATGCGAGATCTTGCCGGCCTCGATGAGCTTCTGCGCCACATCCTTGACCTCGTTGACCGGGATGGCGAAGCCCAGACCGCTGGCGCTGTCGGACAGTGACTTGCCGGCGGTGTTGATGCCGATGACCTCGGCGGCCATGTTGATCAGCGGGCCGCCGGAGTTGCCGTGGTTGATCGAGGCGTCGGTCTGCACACCGTCGATGACGGTGTCGGTATCGGAGCCGTCGCCGGACAGCGGCAGCGGGCGGTGCAGCGCGCTGATGATGCCGTGGGTGACGGTGCTGCGCAGCCCCAGCGGGGCGCCCGCCGCGATCACCTGCTCGCCGACCTGGAGCTTCTCCGAGTCCCCCAGCTTCGCGACGCTGAGGTTGTCGACGTTGTCGACCTTGATCACCGCGAGGTCGGTCTTCGGGTCGCGGCCGACGAGGTTGGCCGGGACCTCCTTGCCGTCGTTGAACACGACGGTCATCTTGTACTTGCTCGGGTTGATCGCGGCCTCGGAGATGACGTGGTTGTTGGTCACGATGTAGCCGCGCCCGTCGATCACGACACCGGAGCCCTGCGAGCCCTCCTGGTCGCTGGTCGCTTCGATGGTGACCACCGAATCGGCAACGGCGGCGGCAACCTCGGCGAACTGTCCGGCCGGCTCAGCGGGCCGGTCGCTGGTCTCCAGGGTGACCTTGGAGGTGGTGAAGGCCTCCACCACCTCGGCGGTCTTGCGGCCGACAACGCCGCCGAGAGCGCCGATGACCAGCGCCATGATGGCCAGGATCGCCAGCGCGGT
It includes:
- the tatB gene encoding Sec-independent protein translocase protein TatB, with the protein product MFANVGWGEMLLLVVAGLVILGPERLPGAIRWTSGAIRQAREYLSGATSQLRQDLGPEFEDLREPLSELQKLRGMTPRAALTKHLLDGDDSFLTGKFDKPVKPVSPDAPQPAPDPTPPVEGSRPGTGARFDSDAT
- a CDS encoding S1C family serine protease produces the protein MTNQDQSGTNPRLAPRPVSRPPVDPASQRAFGRPDGVSGSFLGADKHRDQGDYTPKNQSPDPVLAEAFGRPYAGGDSLQRHPADAGALEAERDIDAEDVDDPWRDPSAAAALGAPAAAPSAPVVVQAPQGKLGVRDVLFGRKVSITALAILAIMALVIGALGGVVGRKTAEVVEAFTTSKVTLETSDRPAEPAGQFAEVAAAVADSVVTIEATSDQEGSQGSGVVIDGRGYIVTNNHVISEAAINPSKYKMTVVFNDGKEVPANLVGRDPKTDLAVIKVDNVDNLSVAKLGDSEKLQVGEQVIAAGAPLGLRSTVTHGIISALHRPLPLSGDGSDTDTVIDGVQTDASINHGNSGGPLINMAAEVIGINTAGKSLSDSASGLGFAIPVNEVKDVAQKLIEAGKISHPTLGLTARSASNDLASGAQIADVKVGGPAERGGILENDVVVKVGDRDVADADEFVVAVRQLKIGEPAPIEVVRDGRRVTLTVTPIGDGAA